Within the Amaranthus tricolor cultivar Red isolate AtriRed21 chromosome 15, ASM2621246v1, whole genome shotgun sequence genome, the region CTATTGCATGACTTTATATCCTGTGTTATTCCACACTTCCTCCATGTCCATCAATATTATATCACCATATTAATTTTGACgagaaattaaaatatatttcttgATCCTCTAGCCTACAATTACTCTTTCTTTTCCATTAAAATTGTACTTACTATGTTTCCAAATGAAGTTTCATAACAAATATTTacggaaataaaaaaaagttatttacataataaatatatattattttattgaataatatatttgatgCAGAAAATAAgaatcataaacattaaaaaaatattaaaagaaagttagtggaaaaatatgGAGACCACAACTACTAAAAAAGATTTTTGTAAAAATAGTAAGAAACATGTGAGAccataaattatataaatatgttaaatGAAGTTAGTGCAAATTATGTGGaaactataaatattattaaaatattaaaataaggatgaataatgttatttttgtccaaaatttgtaaaATACTTTTCCAATTTCAATTTACTtgtacaattagaaatattttacTATATAGTTATCACCCTTAATGTGtaattaattcttaatctataagttaaaacatagtcaggtagaatcttgttttatttgtcttaatgcaaagattattaatactaaatttttactttctccgttctaatatacttgctacattatgACTTTTTGaactatttatcgttcaagcttatttaaTGTATTGCAGTTAATGTGtaaaaagaaatatagtcaagtgggatcttgttggaatcgtctaatcgcatactttcataatattactttttataatttttagatttgcaaattaaatatataaaggattaaaataacacattgaattgcgtaaaatgcaaaatataacaagtataatagaacagaggaagtataatttttcattatgcataattgagatattaaggattgaattagtgaaTTGGACTACGTGAATAAGTAAAACttgcaagtattttgaaacagataaatacttaaataaaaatatttttacaacaaataaaacactaaaaatgaaaaattaaaacttctttaaaagaagtGAGAGaataatattttctattaaaagCTCTTACATGTATTTGCATAATATGTCAATCTTAAtgagataaatatatatatatatatatatatatatatatatatatatatatatatatatatatatatatatatatatatatatatatatatatatatatatatataacattagAAGTATTACTAATCTTTCCATCCCAccaaatttattcttaatatttgcTTAGAAACCTAAAAAGTTAGTAAATTAATATACTTCTATTTCATGAAATAAATGTAAAACATATGTAGATAAAATGTAAACACTAcctccaattcagcactaatATCCCGTTTGCTTTTTAGACAAtatttatctcttactcttaatttatattttattattaaactaatcaATTAGAAATTTTTCTTGCatcaaatgatataaataagacTAAAATTAACataagttataaattaaaattaatatgaatattaaaattaaacattttaagggttttttgtGCAAACTATTTTTAAATGACCCGCTAATTATTATTTAGAGCAAACTAAATAATTCTCCACCATGTGATAACTTTGAGCCATACTGACAATTGGTTTAATGAAATTGATTCTTAAACAATTTTATTAAAGTGTTTGAAGGATGAATGACTAATCATGTATTTTGTTCTTCATGTTTTAATGTTATCTACAAATCATCTAAgtttattattcaaataaacaatatattaaaatatctttaacaattattatttcATCTTTAGTTTATAGTATGTTTATTAGTACATATctttgataattttatttatatatctttATACTAACTACTCCATATATTAAACGAatttttatactaatatatttaatatttgattcaATTGAATAAATAAACGGTTGTGAATAGCTTGtttctttttatatattataatccattttattgatttacaaacaatatttatgttgtatatataacgttaataaaattttgtaaattttaaaagCATAAGATATAAACACTAAAATTAACATCATATAAGTTCACAATGAAAATTTCAAACACTATGAACAGTTCTTAGTAAATATTGTACAAATCTCTTGACTTCATATCATAAACAACAAATTAATCAAAGAACatacaaatcaaatcaaactcTCACATCGTATACATCCCATACATACaagtaaaaaaacataaaaaaaaaaaaaaaatttaaccaaTGAAGGAAAACAACTTATACCTAAGGATTTACActttacaaaatcaaataaatcatcTTCTAAAGCAATGGACATTCTCAAAAATGGCGACCAATGCTTCAATCTATCTTAATTATCACAAATTCATGTATGAGACAGTTAAATAACCCAATAACTTAAACTTTTAGCTTGTAAGTTTCTCattttgagatcgtctcaccgtTAGACGGTTTATACAAGACAGACTGATTAATTAAACACCcaaaatactaatttttctttgtttcaatTCGTAACCTCGTATTGTATTGTTAGGATTAAAACTGTGGCGTTGTTGTAAATCATAATTCTTGTTCTACATCATTGATATCCTTAGAAACCCACCAAACTCTTAGGCTTTTATCAAGACTTCCACTATACAACAAAAACCCTCCTCCAACACAATTACTTGATGCTTGCAAACACTTAATTGGACCTTCATGTCCTCTTATAACCCCTACTTTGCAAATCCCTCCTCTCAAATTTTCTCTTCTCCATAAACAAATACTCTTATCAGCTGATCCACTACACAAAATCTCCCCCATTAAACTCAAACACAAAACAGCTGATTCATGTCCTTTTACCTCTACCACCATTTTCCATTTCCCTGTTCTTTCCCTTTCCCATCCCATCAAATACCCATTTGATTCCCCTCCATACACTCTTTCATTCCCATTCCCGGAAACGATCACAGCATTCATGGATACATCCTTATGTCCCTCCAAAACAGCTTCCAACTTATGAAAACTCGAATTCGAGCTCGGGTTTTTGATCATATCTTTACCCCATACTTTGATTTTTCCATCAGCTGAAGCAGAGTAAACAATCCCATTCCTTGCAATTAACCCATTAAGTGCATCATCATGAGCATTAATGGATTCCAAACATCTTAGATCTGATAATCTCCATACCTTTAAAGTTTTATCCCAAGACCCAGAATAAATTAACCCATTTTCAACAGCTAAACAAGAAATACTATCAGCATGTTCAATCCATAATTTTTTACGATGTCTTCTAATTTCTACATAATTACTCTGTTTCATACACTTACCTAAACAATCTTTCGTAGTGGGAAGCGTGTCAACAAGACGGAAAACATTCTCCGATCTTCTAGAAACcttccagacccggatccgactATCTTGATGGGCAGTAAATACCTTATTCCCAACAGTAACAAGAGCTTTAACAGATCCATCCCCAGTACCAAACTTAGTAAACTGCCTTAAATCCGGTTGTTGCCAAACAATTATATCCTTTCCTTGGGATGCACTCAATACAAATTCACCACATAAAGCTAAACATGAAATTGCTCCTACATGACCTGAAAGTACATCCAGGAGTACGTATGACTTGGAATTTGAGTTGGG harbors:
- the LOC130801955 gene encoding protein JINGUBANG codes for the protein MCSILRNPKRSLSTPLLYLSSSSNTSQSSNDTTEDNQNQNPNPFCYSGRIQLLDVTLLKWSKPNSNSKSYVLLDVLSGHVGAISCLALCGEFVLSASQGKDIIVWQQPDLRQFTKFGTGDGSVKALVTVGNKVFTAHQDSRIRVWKVSRRSENVFRLVDTLPTTKDCLGKCMKQSNYVEIRRHRKKLWIEHADSISCLAVENGLIYSGSWDKTLKVWRLSDLRCLESINAHDDALNGLIARNGIVYSASADGKIKVWGKDMIKNPSSNSSFHKLEAVLEGHKDVSMNAVIVSGNGNERVYGGESNGYLMGWERERTGKWKMVVEVKGHESAVLCLSLMGEILCSGSADKSICLWRRENLRGGICKVGVIRGHEGPIKCLQASSNCVGGGFLLYSGSLDKSLRVWWVSKDINDVEQEL